In the Bradyrhizobium guangzhouense genome, one interval contains:
- a CDS encoding LysR substrate-binding domain-containing protein, whose protein sequence is MVRINSRQVEAFRAMMLTGSVTEAATLMAVTQPAVSRLLRDLQALLKMELFERRGTGLVPTAAAMALYTEVERSFVGLERITAAAEEIRGRRTGSLRIAALPALSNGYLPRLTGHFLKERPNLNLAFFGVISPIVVDWVLNNQCDVGFAEVPIAHSGLPSQKLPAPARVAVLPSGHRLAEKEVLEPRDFEGETFISLSAGSSSRHLVDQIFHRHDVRRVLRVETALSEIMCGMVSSGLGVAICDPFTAQEFSTRGVVVRRFLPRIDFEFSAVFPAQRSPSPVALDLVETMRKSLAEFES, encoded by the coding sequence ATGGTCCGGATCAATTCGCGGCAGGTGGAGGCTTTCCGCGCAATGATGCTGACCGGCAGCGTCACCGAAGCGGCAACGCTGATGGCGGTGACCCAGCCGGCGGTCAGCCGGTTGCTCCGTGACCTCCAGGCGCTGTTGAAGATGGAGCTGTTCGAGCGGCGCGGCACCGGCCTCGTGCCGACCGCGGCAGCGATGGCGCTCTATACCGAGGTGGAGCGCTCCTTCGTCGGCCTCGAACGCATCACCGCGGCAGCGGAGGAAATCCGGGGACGCCGCACCGGCTCGCTGCGGATCGCAGCACTGCCGGCGCTGTCGAACGGCTATCTGCCGCGGCTCACCGGTCACTTCCTGAAGGAGCGGCCGAATCTCAACCTCGCCTTCTTCGGCGTGATCTCGCCGATCGTGGTCGATTGGGTGCTGAACAATCAATGCGACGTCGGCTTTGCCGAGGTGCCGATCGCACATTCCGGCCTGCCGAGCCAGAAGCTGCCGGCGCCGGCGCGCGTTGCGGTGCTGCCGAGCGGACATCGTCTCGCGGAGAAAGAAGTCTTGGAACCGCGCGACTTCGAGGGCGAGACCTTCATCTCGCTCTCGGCGGGCTCCTCGAGCCGGCATCTGGTCGACCAGATCTTCCATCGTCACGACGTCCGCCGCGTGCTGCGGGTGGAGACCGCGCTGTCCGAGATCATGTGCGGCATGGTGTCATCGGGACTGGGCGTCGCGATCTGCGATCCCTTCACCGCGCAGGAATTCTCCACCCGTGGCGTCGTCGTGCGCCGCTTCCTGCCGCGCATCGACTTCGAATTCTCCGCGGTGTTTCCGGCACAGCGCAGCCCCTCGCCGGTGGCGCTCGATCTGGTCGAGACCATGCGCAAGTCGCTTGCGGAGTTCGAGAGCTAG